A genome region from Natronobeatus ordinarius includes the following:
- a CDS encoding PstS family phosphate ABC transporter substrate-binding protein, translating to MGNEPTPGHAGGISRRRVLLGTAGATLVGLAGCITRGEDSGLSGEIRMDGSNTVLPHGAIVSEEFMWRNNRVDIPVNGSGTGAGFQRFCAGETHAQNASRTILEDERRLCETNDVEYLELETALDGLAVFVSPENDWCDCLTVEELSRIWQSGSDVETWSDVRPDDPDFPDEEIELYGRDPASGTFDYFTEAINGEIGDIRSDYSASADTNVIVRGVRGGPHTIGFGGAGYYYENEEDLKLIAVDDGDGCVEPTRETIESGEYTPLTRPLFTYFRTDLFEREEGRAFARFFFQEIDDVAAEADIVEPGETLTWTQWGARRVGYYAIPDETVDAEHEKLENAIAGVVA from the coding sequence ATGGGAAACGAGCCGACACCGGGGCACGCCGGGGGGATCTCCCGTCGGCGCGTTCTGCTCGGTACCGCAGGAGCGACCCTGGTGGGACTGGCAGGGTGTATTACACGAGGTGAGGATAGCGGGTTGTCGGGGGAGATCCGGATGGACGGAAGCAACACCGTCCTCCCCCACGGTGCCATCGTTTCTGAGGAGTTCATGTGGCGGAACAACCGCGTCGACATCCCCGTCAACGGCTCGGGGACGGGCGCGGGATTCCAGCGATTCTGTGCGGGTGAGACGCACGCCCAGAACGCGAGCCGAACGATCCTCGAAGACGAGCGCCGACTTTGCGAGACTAACGACGTCGAGTACCTCGAACTCGAGACGGCGCTCGACGGCCTCGCGGTCTTCGTCAGTCCGGAGAACGACTGGTGTGACTGTCTCACCGTCGAAGAACTGAGCCGAATCTGGCAGTCGGGATCCGACGTCGAGACCTGGAGCGACGTTCGCCCGGACGACCCGGACTTCCCCGACGAGGAGATCGAACTTTACGGTCGCGATCCGGCCTCGGGGACGTTCGACTACTTCACCGAGGCGATCAACGGCGAGATCGGCGACATCCGTTCGGACTACTCCGCGAGCGCTGACACGAACGTGATCGTCCGTGGCGTCCGCGGCGGCCCGCACACGATCGGGTTCGGGGGTGCCGGCTACTACTACGAGAACGAGGAAGACCTCAAACTCATCGCCGTCGACGACGGCGACGGCTGCGTCGAACCGACGCGCGAGACGATCGAATCCGGTGAGTACACGCCGCTGACGCGACCGCTCTTTACGTACTTTCGCACCGACCTGTTCGAACGCGAGGAGGGGCGGGCGTTCGCCCGCTTTTTCTTCCAGGAGATCGACGACGTGGCGGCCGAGGCCGACATCGTCGAACCTGGCGAGACGCTGACCTGGACGCAGTGGGGTGCTCGCCGGGTCGGCTACTACGCGATCCCCGACGAGACCGTCGACGCGGAGCACGAGAAACTCGAGAACGCCATCGCGGGGGTGGTCGCGTGA
- a CDS encoding phosphate uptake regulator PhoU has product METRKVQVTGGSTYTVSLPKTWATDNDVSAGTTVEFYPEDDALLLTPQSEIERERGTLDVSSLEDERLVRAVMTMYVSGFDIISLEAGRITTAQRRAIRDATQNLVGVEVLEETTDKVVIQDLLDSSELSIVNAVTRMRLIATSMLEDALVSLIENDDDVARDVIERDDDVDRLWLVVSRIFRATLRSPRAAEELGVSREDCFDYHSSARQLERVADHAVKISKLALKLEEIPDDVAVALEELHDDAADILEKSMDALFAEETDEANRLAHDAIESVIDVDEHTRTIDDMLRELDPVQAQSLGLIVDSLSRSADYGGNIAENALQKAAPRP; this is encoded by the coding sequence ATGGAGACGCGCAAGGTCCAGGTGACCGGTGGTTCGACGTACACCGTCTCGCTCCCGAAGACGTGGGCGACCGACAACGACGTCAGCGCCGGCACGACCGTCGAGTTCTACCCCGAGGACGACGCCCTGCTGTTGACCCCACAGAGCGAAATCGAACGGGAACGGGGAACCCTCGACGTCTCGAGCCTCGAGGACGAACGCCTCGTCCGGGCTGTGATGACGATGTACGTCAGCGGCTTCGACATCATCTCCCTCGAGGCGGGCCGGATCACGACGGCGCAGCGACGGGCGATCAGGGACGCCACCCAGAACCTCGTCGGCGTCGAGGTGCTCGAGGAGACGACCGACAAGGTCGTCATTCAGGACTTACTGGATTCCTCGGAGCTCTCGATCGTCAACGCCGTCACGCGGATGCGTCTCATCGCCACCTCGATGCTCGAGGACGCGCTCGTCTCGCTGATCGAGAACGACGACGACGTCGCCCGCGACGTCATCGAGCGCGACGACGACGTCGACCGCCTCTGGCTCGTCGTCTCGCGAATTTTCCGGGCGACGCTGCGTTCGCCCCGGGCAGCAGAGGAGCTCGGCGTCTCCCGGGAAGACTGCTTCGACTACCACTCGAGCGCCCGCCAGCTCGAGCGCGTCGCCGACCACGCCGTCAAGATCAGCAAGCTCGCGCTGAAACTCGAGGAGATCCCCGACGACGTTGCGGTAGCGCTCGAGGAGCTCCACGACGACGCTGCCGACATCCTCGAGAAGTCGATGGACGCACTGTTCGCCGAGGAGACCGACGAGGCGAACCGCCTGGCCCACGACGCGATCGAGTCGGTGATCGACGTCGACGAGCACACCCGGACGATCGACGACATGCTCAGGGAGCTCGACCCCGTCCAGGCACAGTCGCTCGGGCTGATCGTCGACTCGCTCTCCCGCAGCGCCGACTACGGCGGCAACATCGCCGAGAACGCCCTCCAGAAGGCCGCCCCACGGCCGTGA
- a CDS encoding HAD family hydrolase, producing the protein MTPPLLFDMDGVLLEGRGTDPSVYDRAADAALEELGVDAPVDARRLLRTYEYADVETGCTMLELDPKEFWRLKEAHASQITHARLLSGERRTYDDLEVVRTLGADVTLALVTNNRHATAEFVALHFELPFDAVRGRDPTPEGFRRRKPRPDYLLETMDALGVADGIYVGDRETDVIAARKAGLEPAYLRRPHNHDAPLPDGAAYELESLAALPTTLR; encoded by the coding sequence ATGACGCCACCGCTTCTCTTCGACATGGACGGCGTTCTCCTCGAGGGTCGAGGCACTGACCCGTCGGTCTACGACCGGGCTGCCGACGCCGCACTCGAGGAACTGGGCGTCGACGCGCCGGTGGACGCGAGGCGGCTGCTTCGCACCTACGAGTACGCGGACGTCGAGACGGGCTGTACGATGCTCGAGCTCGATCCCAAGGAGTTCTGGCGGCTGAAAGAAGCCCACGCCTCACAGATTACTCACGCTCGTCTCTTATCGGGCGAGCGAAGAACGTACGACGACCTCGAGGTGGTCCGGACTCTCGGAGCCGACGTAACGCTCGCGCTCGTCACCAACAACCGTCACGCGACCGCCGAGTTCGTCGCATTGCACTTCGAACTCCCGTTCGACGCCGTCCGCGGCCGCGACCCGACGCCCGAGGGATTTCGCCGCCGGAAACCACGGCCCGACTATCTCCTCGAGACGATGGACGCCCTCGGGGTCGCCGACGGGATCTACGTCGGCGACCGCGAGACGGACGTGATCGCCGCCCGGAAGGCGGGGCTCGAGCCCGCGTATCTCCGTCGTCCACACAACCACGATGCGCCGTTGCCGGACGGGGCAGCGTACGAACTCGAGTCGCTCGCGGCGCTCCCGACGACGCTGCGGTGA
- a CDS encoding 30S ribosomal protein S8e has protein sequence MQDQGRSTRKRTGGRLKHFRNRKKSELGRLPAETQVGEPRFRTVGVRGNGQKVRALATDVANVSVDGETVTTTITDVVENDANPNYVRRNIITKGAVIDTDEGEARVTSRPGQTGQVNAVSLE, from the coding sequence ATGCAAGACCAGGGACGCTCCACGCGAAAGCGAACGGGCGGTCGACTCAAGCACTTCCGAAACCGCAAGAAATCCGAACTCGGACGGCTCCCCGCCGAGACGCAGGTCGGCGAGCCCCGCTTCCGGACGGTCGGCGTCCGCGGCAACGGTCAGAAGGTTCGCGCGCTCGCGACGGACGTCGCGAACGTCAGCGTCGATGGCGAGACGGTGACGACGACGATCACCGACGTCGTCGAGAACGACGCCAACCCCAACTACGTCCGCCGGAACATCATCACCAAGGGCGCGGTCATCGATACCGACGAGGGCGAGGCGCGCGTCACCTCCCGCCCCGGCCAGACCGGACAGGTCAACGCCGTCTCCCTCGAGTGA
- a CDS encoding thioesterase family protein has protein sequence MRTIDARPVRFGELAGPLAHSSTIFDWQIRALEYVVATFGYGFPDLIAEGKIPHAPVAVDTTVHRYPALEDVVTVEVDPVAVGESSLELCYEMRDGTGEPLWAARITHVTVDENGAAVALPERVRRNVADVLVDRAPAVGPAKLPDDDADDASDVLATISSTVPIRSPHTEGVSWAYFEEYPRFATIALEEFLEERGSSLAATSGEKQPFRMGDWHWEFRSPVPLGSTLAVEGDVLAVDEETVRVGHTFTCDGRLAIEGVTEYGCFDRAGEPIAFDGAHLEPFDA, from the coding sequence ATGCGCACGATCGACGCGCGGCCGGTCCGCTTCGGCGAACTCGCCGGTCCGCTCGCTCACAGTTCGACGATCTTCGACTGGCAGATCCGCGCGCTCGAGTACGTCGTCGCCACGTTCGGCTACGGCTTTCCCGACCTCATCGCCGAGGGGAAGATTCCCCACGCACCGGTTGCCGTCGACACCACCGTCCATCGCTACCCCGCGCTCGAAGACGTCGTCACCGTCGAGGTCGACCCGGTGGCCGTCGGCGAGTCGAGCCTCGAGTTGTGCTACGAGATGAGAGACGGGACGGGGGAACCGCTCTGGGCCGCGCGAATCACCCACGTGACCGTCGACGAGAACGGGGCGGCGGTGGCGCTCCCCGAACGGGTTCGCCGGAACGTCGCCGACGTGCTGGTCGACCGGGCTCCCGCGGTCGGTCCGGCGAAACTCCCTGACGACGACGCCGACGACGCCAGTGACGTCCTGGCGACCATCTCATCAACGGTTCCGATCCGCAGCCCCCACACCGAGGGCGTCTCGTGGGCCTACTTCGAGGAGTATCCTCGCTTCGCGACGATCGCCCTCGAGGAGTTTCTCGAGGAGCGTGGCTCGAGTCTGGCGGCGACGAGCGGCGAAAAACAGCCGTTCCGCATGGGCGACTGGCACTGGGAATTCCGCTCGCCGGTCCCGCTCGGGTCGACGCTCGCCGTCGAGGGCGACGTCCTCGCGGTGGACGAGGAGACGGTCCGGGTCGGCCACACGTTCACGTGCGACGGCAGGCTCGCCATCGAGGGCGTCACCGAGTACGGCTGTTTCGACCGGGCTGGCGAGCCGATCGCGTTCGACGGGGCACACCTGGAACCGTTCGACGCGTGA
- a CDS encoding NADP-dependent malic enzyme has protein sequence MGLDEDALEYHRIDPPGKLEISTTKPTNTQRDLSLAYSPGVAAPCMEIHEDETGAYTYTAKGNLVGVVSNGSAVLGLGDIGAQASKPVMEGKGVLFKRFADIDVFDVELDEADPDKLVEAVKMMEPTFGGINLEDIKAPECFTVEERLREEMEIPVFHDDQHGTAIISGAALLNAADVAGKELEDLEIVFSGAGASALATARFYVSLGARRENITMCDSSGIITKARAEAGDVNEYKREFARDVPEGSLSDAMAGADVFVGLSIGGIVSQEQVASMADNPIIFAMANPDPEIGYHEAKEARDDDVIMATGRSDYPNQVNNVLGFPFIFRGALDVRATEINEAMKVAAAEALADLARQDVPDAVVKAYGDHPIQFGPDYIIPKPVDPRVLFQVAPAVAKAAIESGAARIEIDVEAYREQLEARLGKSREMMRVVLNKAKTDPKRVALAEGDDEKMIRAAYQLQEQGIALPILIGDESEIKQTAANLGLDFTPTVADPTAGDYEEYADRLYELRQRKGITRSEATELVRRDTNYFGSVMVEQGDADALLTGLTHHYPSALRPPLQLIGTEPDANYAAGVYLLTFKNRVIFVADATVNQDPDEEVLAEVTKQTARLARRFNVEPRAALLSYSNFGSVENEGTRKVRNAASLLKGDDEVDFPVDGEMQADTAVVEEILTDTYDFADLEEPANVLVFPNLEAGNIAYKLLQRLGGAEAIGPMLVGMDKPVHVLQRGDEVKDIVNLAAVAVVDAQQTE, from the coding sequence ATGGGACTCGACGAGGATGCGCTGGAATACCATCGCATCGATCCACCAGGAAAGCTCGAGATTTCGACGACGAAGCCGACGAACACGCAGCGCGACCTCTCGCTCGCGTACTCCCCGGGCGTCGCTGCGCCGTGCATGGAGATCCACGAGGACGAGACGGGCGCCTACACCTATACCGCGAAGGGAAACCTCGTGGGGGTCGTCTCGAACGGATCGGCGGTGCTCGGCCTCGGAGATATCGGTGCCCAGGCGTCGAAACCCGTCATGGAGGGAAAGGGCGTCCTGTTCAAGCGCTTTGCCGACATCGACGTCTTCGACGTCGAGCTCGACGAGGCCGATCCGGACAAACTCGTCGAGGCGGTGAAGATGATGGAGCCGACGTTCGGGGGGATCAACTTAGAGGACATCAAGGCACCCGAGTGTTTCACCGTCGAGGAGCGCCTGCGCGAGGAGATGGAGATTCCGGTGTTCCACGACGACCAGCACGGCACCGCGATCATCAGCGGCGCCGCGTTGCTCAACGCTGCCGACGTCGCCGGCAAGGAACTCGAGGACCTCGAGATCGTCTTCTCTGGAGCGGGAGCGAGCGCGCTGGCGACGGCGCGCTTTTACGTCTCGCTGGGAGCGCGCAGGGAGAACATCACGATGTGTGACTCCTCGGGGATCATTACGAAAGCCCGCGCGGAGGCCGGTGACGTCAACGAGTACAAACGGGAGTTCGCCCGTGACGTCCCCGAAGGGAGTCTCTCCGATGCGATGGCCGGCGCCGACGTCTTCGTCGGCCTCTCGATCGGCGGGATCGTGAGCCAGGAGCAGGTCGCGTCGATGGCCGACAACCCCATCATCTTCGCGATGGCGAACCCCGACCCAGAGATCGGCTACCACGAGGCCAAGGAGGCCCGGGACGACGACGTCATCATGGCCACCGGCCGCTCTGACTACCCGAACCAGGTGAACAACGTGCTCGGCTTCCCGTTCATCTTCAGGGGGGCACTCGACGTGCGTGCGACGGAGATCAACGAGGCGATGAAAGTCGCCGCGGCGGAGGCGCTCGCAGACCTCGCCCGCCAGGACGTCCCCGACGCGGTCGTCAAGGCCTACGGCGACCACCCGATCCAGTTCGGCCCCGACTACATTATTCCCAAACCGGTCGACCCCCGGGTGCTGTTCCAGGTCGCACCGGCCGTCGCGAAGGCGGCGATCGAGTCGGGCGCGGCACGCATCGAGATCGACGTCGAGGCGTACAGAGAGCAACTCGAGGCCCGTCTCGGCAAGTCCCGCGAGATGATGCGCGTGGTCCTGAACAAGGCCAAGACCGATCCAAAGCGCGTCGCGCTCGCGGAGGGCGACGACGAGAAGATGATCCGAGCGGCCTACCAGCTCCAGGAGCAGGGCATCGCCCTGCCGATCCTCATCGGCGACGAGTCCGAAATCAAGCAGACCGCAGCGAACCTCGGGCTCGACTTTACACCCACGGTGGCCGATCCCACCGCGGGTGACTACGAAGAGTACGCCGACCGGCTGTACGAGCTGCGCCAGCGAAAGGGAATCACCCGCTCTGAGGCGACAGAACTCGTCCGGCGTGACACCAACTACTTCGGCAGCGTGATGGTCGAGCAGGGGGACGCCGACGCGCTCCTGACCGGACTGACCCACCACTACCCCTCGGCGTTGCGGCCACCGCTCCAGCTCATCGGGACCGAACCCGACGCGAATTACGCCGCCGGCGTCTACCTGCTCACGTTCAAGAACCGCGTCATCTTCGTCGCCGACGCGACGGTCAACCAGGACCCCGACGAGGAGGTGCTCGCGGAAGTGACCAAACAGACTGCACGGCTCGCCCGCCGGTTCAACGTCGAACCGCGCGCCGCATTGCTCTCGTACTCGAACTTCGGCAGCGTCGAAAACGAGGGGACGCGGAAAGTCCGGAACGCCGCCAGTCTGCTCAAAGGCGACGACGAGGTCGACTTCCCGGTCGATGGCGAGATGCAGGCCGACACCGCCGTCGTCGAGGAGATTCTCACCGACACCTACGACTTTGCCGACCTCGAGGAACCCGCGAACGTGCTCGTCTTCCCGAACCTCGAGGCGGGCAACATCGCCTACAAACTGCTCCAGCGGCTGGGCGGTGCGGAAGCGATCGGGCCGATGCTCGTCGGCATGGACAAGCCCGTCCACGTCCTCCAGCGCGGCGACGAGGTCAAAGACATCGTGAACCTGGCCGCCGTCGCGGTCGTCGACGCCCAGCAGACGGAGTAG
- a CDS encoding phosphopantetheine adenylyltransferase, translated as MDVALGGTFDPVHDGHRRLFERAFELGDVTVGLTSDELAPKTRHVDRYVRPYDERARDLEAELETFADGRDRSFEIRTLTEPTGIATEPEFDYLIVSPETVDGGKRINELRRERGYDPLEIVVVPHVRAEDDDIISSTRIVQGEIDEHGNLTPERDGRGADQPR; from the coding sequence ATGGACGTCGCGCTTGGTGGGACGTTCGACCCCGTTCACGACGGCCACCGGAGACTGTTCGAACGGGCGTTCGAACTCGGGGACGTGACCGTCGGACTGACGAGCGACGAACTCGCACCGAAGACCCGTCACGTCGATCGATACGTCAGACCGTACGACGAACGAGCGCGTGACCTCGAGGCCGAACTCGAAACGTTCGCCGACGGACGCGACCGGTCGTTCGAGATCAGAACGCTCACCGAACCAACGGGGATCGCGACCGAACCGGAGTTCGACTACCTGATCGTCTCACCGGAGACCGTCGACGGTGGCAAGCGAATCAACGAGCTCCGCCGCGAACGGGGATACGATCCGCTCGAGATCGTCGTCGTCCCACACGTTCGCGCCGAGGACGACGACATTATCTCGAGCACCCGTATCGTACAGGGGGAGATCGACGAACACGGGAATCTTACCCCCGAACGCGACGGCCGCGGGGCCGACCAGCCGAGATAG
- a CDS encoding transcription initiation factor IIB family protein produces MYSARDRVEHEGWLEELEQVADRLELSTEARSCALDLFLANVPDADRSKQAVLAASVYAGSLVAGDGRTQGEVADATGVSRLSIQKRWKELLAAAGLEPPRW; encoded by the coding sequence ATGTACAGCGCCCGCGACCGCGTCGAACACGAGGGCTGGCTCGAGGAACTCGAGCAGGTCGCCGATCGGCTCGAGCTCTCGACTGAGGCCCGATCGTGTGCACTCGATCTCTTTCTGGCCAACGTCCCCGACGCCGATCGGTCGAAGCAGGCCGTTCTCGCGGCCAGCGTCTATGCTGGATCGCTCGTCGCCGGCGACGGTCGCACACAGGGCGAAGTCGCTGACGCCACCGGCGTGTCCCGGCTGTCGATCCAGAAACGGTGGAAAGAACTCCTGGCGGCTGCCGGCCTCGAACCACCACGGTGGTAG
- a CDS encoding YIP1 family protein, with amino-acid sequence MSPRTPLLNPHEYFADRDDPFPTGLLVFVLHVAVDILLLFVLVHLLFSRIENPPKGLQGELTNMLVGVLPVGLLLYGLAWLIVAAMMHGFIGGSSTDGSFRDALGVAGWAYAPELITAPATLGFTWYQLSQLHLDGSDTAQLAAELEAIESATFHPVSLAILLLVTGWSLCMLARGIAATHNVSVSETLFPALLIGVGSFLLALI; translated from the coding sequence ATGTCGCCCAGAACGCCCCTCCTGAACCCCCACGAATACTTCGCCGACCGGGACGATCCGTTCCCGACGGGGTTGCTCGTGTTCGTCCTCCACGTCGCCGTCGATATCTTGCTGCTCTTCGTACTCGTCCACCTCCTCTTCAGTCGGATCGAAAACCCACCGAAGGGGCTCCAGGGCGAACTGACGAACATGCTCGTCGGAGTCCTCCCTGTCGGGCTCTTGCTCTACGGGCTGGCGTGGCTCATCGTCGCAGCGATGATGCACGGGTTCATCGGCGGGTCGTCGACTGACGGCAGCTTCCGCGACGCCCTCGGTGTGGCCGGCTGGGCGTACGCCCCGGAGCTCATCACGGCACCTGCTACCCTGGGATTCACCTGGTACCAGCTCTCGCAGCTGCACCTCGACGGTTCGGACACGGCCCAGCTCGCAGCCGAACTCGAGGCCATCGAGAGCGCGACGTTCCACCCGGTTTCCCTTGCCATCCTCCTGTTGGTTACCGGCTGGAGTCTCTGTATGCTCGCGAGAGGGATTGCAGCGACGCACAACGTCTCCGTGTCCGAAACGCTCTTTCCGGCACTCCTGATCGGCGTGGGTTCGTTCCTTCTCGCGCTCATATAG
- the dacZ gene encoding diadenylate cyclase DacZ, whose protein sequence is MAGLDDAFGDLFSGVDGVLLFSPSGSYYERFESLEDEECPVIVVGTENAVGADVFVELPIEFDDVTDRIRFGLEGCLDADLVDDGDELACATSVFGDGIDTVSRVRVDSDTQTGIYDLFTRSRADTGVVKAVLELAIELGKKGQKGKPVGALFIVGDAGKVMNKSRPLSYNPFEKSHVHVGDPIVNVMLKEFSRLDGAFVISDSGKIVSAYRYLEPSAEGVDIPKGLGARHMAGGAITRDTNAIAIVLSESDGMVRAFKGGEIILEVDPEEY, encoded by the coding sequence ATGGCCGGATTAGACGACGCGTTCGGAGACCTCTTCTCGGGCGTCGACGGGGTGCTTCTCTTCTCGCCCAGCGGTTCGTACTACGAGCGGTTCGAGTCGCTCGAGGACGAGGAGTGTCCGGTGATCGTCGTGGGAACGGAGAACGCCGTCGGGGCCGACGTCTTCGTCGAGTTGCCGATCGAGTTCGACGACGTCACCGACCGGATCCGGTTCGGCCTCGAGGGCTGTCTCGACGCCGACCTCGTCGACGATGGGGACGAGCTGGCGTGTGCAACGAGCGTCTTCGGCGACGGCATCGACACCGTATCGCGCGTGCGCGTGGATTCCGACACGCAGACTGGCATCTACGACCTGTTTACGCGCTCGCGTGCGGACACGGGCGTCGTCAAGGCCGTCCTCGAGCTGGCGATCGAGCTCGGCAAGAAAGGGCAGAAGGGAAAGCCGGTGGGGGCGCTGTTCATCGTCGGCGACGCGGGGAAAGTGATGAACAAGTCCCGGCCGCTGTCGTACAACCCGTTCGAGAAGTCTCACGTGCACGTCGGTGATCCGATCGTGAACGTCATGTTGAAGGAGTTCTCCCGGCTCGACGGCGCGTTCGTCATCTCGGATTCGGGGAAGATCGTCTCGGCGTACCGCTACCTCGAGCCCTCCGCGGAGGGGGTCGACATTCCGAAGGGGCTCGGCGCGCGCCACATGGCCGGCGGCGCGATCACCCGGGATACGAACGCGATCGCCATCGTGCTTTCAGAGAGCGACGGGATGGTCCGGGCGTTCAAGGGTGGAGAGATCATCCTGGAGGTCGACCCGGAGGAGTACTGA
- a CDS encoding mechanosensitive ion channel domain-containing protein: METWQTLIDEPAVIALAVLALGFVVGYLVGRLNEQLLSAAGVPEAVEGTPFERTAQSLGTSTVEIVARLSSWFIYGIAIITAIHIAQLLETDVFWERIIGFVPQVFIAVLVLIVGFVVADKAELYVSEYLRGVKLPEVSIIPKVVKYSVLYVTFLIALDQVHVQVIALYILLIVYVAGLVIVGAYAFKDFVVSSAVGIYLLLEQPYGIGDRVEIGDRRGIVQEVDLFVTKVESDSEEYIIPNRQVFDEGIVRIRD, from the coding sequence ATGGAGACGTGGCAGACGCTGATCGACGAACCAGCGGTCATCGCGCTGGCGGTCCTGGCGCTGGGGTTCGTCGTCGGCTACCTCGTCGGTCGGCTCAACGAACAGCTGCTGAGTGCCGCGGGCGTACCGGAGGCCGTCGAAGGGACGCCGTTCGAGCGAACCGCCCAGTCGCTCGGCACCTCGACCGTCGAGATCGTCGCCCGGTTGAGTTCGTGGTTCATCTACGGCATCGCGATCATCACGGCGATCCACATCGCACAGCTGCTCGAGACGGACGTGTTCTGGGAGCGGATCATCGGGTTCGTCCCGCAGGTGTTCATCGCGGTGCTCGTGCTCATCGTCGGCTTCGTCGTCGCCGACAAGGCCGAACTCTACGTCAGCGAGTACCTCCGCGGGGTGAAACTCCCCGAAGTGTCGATCATCCCGAAGGTCGTCAAGTACTCGGTGCTGTACGTGACCTTCCTCATCGCCTTGGACCAAGTCCACGTCCAGGTGATCGCGCTGTACATCCTGCTGATCGTCTACGTTGCGGGCCTCGTCATCGTCGGCGCCTACGCGTTCAAGGACTTCGTCGTCTCGAGCGCCGTCGGCATCTACCTGCTGCTCGAGCAACCGTACGGCATCGGCGATCGAGTGGAGATCGGCGATCGTCGAGGGATCGTCCAGGAGGTCGACCTCTTCGTGACGAAAGTGGAGTCCGACTCGGAAGAGTACATCATTCCGAATCGGCAGGTGTTCGACGAGGGGATCGTCCGGATCCGAGATTAG
- a CDS encoding nucleoside phosphorylase, with product MTGDSEDPNADVQYHLEIGPGDVAEAVLLPGNPERVEKIVACWDEYDHRAHHREYRTATGTYEGTPISVTSTGIGSPSAAIAVEELCRVGADTFIRVGSCGAIQPEMRVGDLVITTGAVRQEGTSDEYVRPDYPASADHEVVCALVAAAERLDYDYHTGITMSADSFYAGQGRPGFDGFRAADSEGLVEELREANVANIEMEASAILTLANLYGLRAGAVCTVYADRSGGEFRTEGETRAAETASLAVSLLAKMDEVKREAGVDRWHAGLSIP from the coding sequence ATGACCGGCGATAGCGAAGATCCGAACGCCGACGTACAGTATCACCTAGAGATCGGTCCCGGCGACGTCGCGGAGGCCGTCCTCCTGCCGGGCAACCCCGAACGAGTCGAGAAGATCGTCGCCTGCTGGGACGAGTACGACCACCGGGCGCACCACCGCGAGTATCGGACGGCGACCGGAACGTACGAGGGGACGCCGATCTCGGTCACCTCGACGGGCATCGGCAGCCCCTCGGCCGCCATCGCCGTCGAGGAACTCTGTCGCGTCGGCGCCGACACGTTCATCCGGGTCGGTTCCTGTGGAGCGATCCAGCCCGAGATGCGCGTCGGCGACCTCGTCATCACCACCGGCGCCGTCCGTCAGGAGGGGACGAGCGACGAGTACGTGCGCCCGGACTACCCCGCCAGCGCCGACCACGAGGTAGTCTGTGCGCTCGTCGCGGCCGCCGAACGGCTGGATTATGACTACCACACCGGGATCACGATGAGCGCCGACTCCTTTTACGCCGGCCAGGGCCGGCCCGGCTTCGACGGCTTCCGGGCCGCCGACTCCGAGGGGCTGGTCGAGGAACTCCGTGAAGCGAACGTCGCGAACATCGAGATGGAAGCCAGCGCCATCCTCACGCTCGCGAACCTCTACGGGCTCCGGGCGGGCGCCGTCTGCACCGTCTACGCCGACCGGAGCGGCGGCGAGTTCCGCACCGAGGGCGAGACTCGAGCCGCCGAGACCGCCTCGCTCGCCGTTTCCCTCCTCGCGAAGATGGACGAGGTGAAACGCGAGGCCGGCGTCGACCGGTGGCACGCGGGGCTCTCGATCCCCTAA
- a CDS encoding DUF488 domain-containing protein — protein MARGTLEDTYVAALQHDRADVDPDATLVGVVRKPTRWFHGSVDENVPELGPPSDLLEAVSAAEDDLKIQGLCEEGAHNAAWDQVNFESRYQMYLEESADARAALEELGDRLAGGESLALVCYENTEKKRCHRTILREVLEKRL, from the coding sequence ATGGCACGGGGAACGCTCGAGGACACGTACGTCGCCGCCCTGCAGCACGACCGGGCTGACGTCGATCCGGACGCGACGCTCGTCGGCGTCGTCCGCAAACCGACGCGATGGTTCCACGGGTCTGTCGACGAGAACGTCCCCGAGCTCGGGCCGCCGTCGGACCTGCTCGAGGCGGTCAGCGCGGCCGAAGACGACCTGAAGATCCAGGGGCTTTGCGAGGAAGGGGCTCACAACGCCGCGTGGGACCAGGTCAACTTCGAGTCGCGATATCAAATGTACCTCGAGGAGTCGGCCGACGCGCGGGCGGCCCTCGAGGAACTCGGGGACCGACTCGCGGGAGGCGAGTCGCTCGCACTTGTCTGTTACGAGAACACCGAGAAGAAGCGGTGTCACCGGACGATCCTCCGGGAAGTGCTCGAGAAACGGCTGTAG